The genomic stretch GAGCAGTAAGGTCAGAGGTCTCAAAAAGACGACGGCCGTCCTCGGCCTCCAGACGTTGGCCAGAGGCCACCTTTTCCAAGATGTCCTCCAGACCAGCCCGCCTAACAGCTCTTTCTCCTATTTGGGTGAGATACTGGGGCATGGAAACAACTCTCTTAAGGTCTGACCTGGCATTACTATACACAGATTTTTCCGCTTATCTACTCATTGAAGGGCCCCTTACTTGAGCCCCCGAAAATGTTCCCCAGTTCTTCTACTACCAAGTCGTGGAGGGCGGGTCTGAAGGCCTTTATTTTTTGGTTATGACGCCAGGGATGGACCCGGTTGCACAGAAAGACGATGATCAAATCCCTTTGCGGATCAATCCAGAAGGAAACGCCGGTAAAGCCCAGGTGTCCCCAGCTTTCTCTGCTAAGAAGGCTACCGGCCATTGAGAGACCCTGCACCTCAGGACGATCAAAACCCAAGGCCCAGGTACCCTGGCGGCGCCAGTGCCAAAAAAACTTCAGGGTCGTCCCCTTCAGCGGACCGTCTTCTCCCCGATAGATCTGATAGAGACAGGCAAGGAGCTGAACTACCGCCTCCAGACGACCGAAAAGCCCGGCCTGTCCGGCGGCTCCTCCCAGAGCCCAGGTGTTTTCGTCGTGAACCTCTCCCCAAAGGAGCTTTCCGCGCCAGGGGCAGACCTCAGTGGGGGCAATATCATCCTGAAGGATGCCCCTCTTAAGGGGAAAGAAGGTTAGGCCATGGCTAAGACCAAACCGAAGGTATAACCTTTGGGCCGACACATAAAATGGAGTCTCACTAATTAACCCCAGTATTTCCCCCAGGAGAAAAAAACCCAGATCGCTATACATCTCTTTAAGGCCCGGAGGATAACAGAGGGGTTCGTTAAGGAGCCAGTAGAGAAAGACCTGACGGCGCCTTTCAGGAGGATAAGTCAGCAAGCGGGCAAAATATGGACGATGGCTCGGAAGACCGCTGGTGTGGCTGAGAAGATAGGCCACAGGAACCTCTGAGAGGGGATAGGGAGCGGAGAGGAAGGCCTTAATGGGAGCCAGGGGATCAAAAAGCCCCTTGTCAAACAGGTCCATGGCTACCAGGGTGGTAGCCAGAGGTTTGGTAAGAGAGGCCAGATCATACCAGGTGTTTTCCGAAACCGGGGGAAACTCTCGGCCCCAAGCGGTTCTTCCTCGATAAAAAAGGGCCATCTTCCCCCTGTACCAGATCCCCAGGGCGCAGCCGGGAAAGACCCCCTCGTAAACTCCCCGATTGAGAAGCTCCTCAAGCCTGAGGGACACGGTCTCTCCCGGGTTTCCCGCCGAAGACTTCTTTGATAAGGCGCTCTAGATCCTGACGGGTAAACACATATGTGGTTCGGCAGAAGTCACAGCTTATCTCGGTGGATTCTTTCTCTTTGGCCAGCCTTTCAATCTCTTTGATTCCTAAAGCGATCAGGGCTCTTTCCACCCTTTCCCGCGAACAGCGACAGCCAAAAACCACCGGCCTTGTCTCCAGGATCTTAAGGGACACCGGAGATAGAAGCTCGCGGGCGACCTCTTCGGGAGCCAGGCCTCGGGAAAGAAGGCTGGTCAGGGGGGGCATCTCCCGGAGTCTCTTTTCTAGGCGGGCTACTGCCTCGTCGCTGGCCTCGGGGAGGCTCTGGAATAAGAGCCCTCCAGCGGCCTTGACCCGGCCATCCACCTCTACCAGGACTCCGATGGCCGCTGCCGAGGGCACCTGTTCAGAGACAGTAAGATAGTAACTCAAGTCCTCGGCTATTTCTCCAGAGACAAGGGGAACCGACCCCTGGTAGGGTTCTTTAAGACCGAGATCCTTGGTAACAGAGAAAAAGCCCCTGGCTCCCACTCCCCCACCTACGTCTAATTTTCGGGCCTCGGTAGGGGGAAGATGAACAGAAGGACGCTGGATGCATCCTCTGGCCCGGCCAGCCCCATCGGCTTCGGCTAATATTTCACCCAGAGGGCCTCCACCCTGGATCTGGATCATCACCCGATGATCTTCTTTTTTGAGGTCAGCCGACAGGAGTACAGCCGCCGTCATGGCTCTTCCGAGAGCAGCAATGGCCGTAGGGCTGGCCTGATGCCGTCGCCGGGCCTCATCTACCAGATGAGTTGTCCGGGCCCCGATGACCCGAAAAGATCCATCGTCGCTGACCCCTCTAAACAGATAGTCGTCCATGCTCCCTATATCTAGCCTGCCGGAGGGAGTTTTCAAGGATGCACCCCACTGGTAAGATGCCTGGCCATGGATGGACAGGAGTTGGTAGCCGAAGAAGCCTTTGCCATTGTTGAGGCCGGAGGGGAGATTCCAGAGGTAATTTACTATAATGCCATTTACTACCTCAGCGAAGATCCCGATGGCCCGGGGATACGTCTTACCCAAGAAGATCTAAGCCAACTCAAGCTGGCAGTGGTGGAACGGTATCGCCGGATCATCCTTCGAGACCTGACTCCAGAGAACCGAGATAAGTCTATCTATCGCGGCCTGGCCCGGGCCATAGTCAACTGGAAGAGACTGAAGAAGTTCTGTGACTGTCAAAAACTCGAAACAGGGATTTTAGCCTCTCTTCGTCAGGAAGTCTGCCGGGCCCTGGAGACCTTTTTGATTCAAGAGGCCTTTGATGTTAGCCGGGGACGACCCTGCTCCATAAACTGCTCCTCAAAAGAACTTTTCTCCTGGCTTAAAGAGTTAGGGGCCCCTTTAGAGGCTCTAGAAGGCCCTCTTAAGACCCTTTCTCCCTTCTTGATGCCCTGCTCAGCCAATGTTATCAACCAAGGTAATCAAGTAGAAAATAAAGGGGCTGTCCCCGGTCAAGAAATTTGAGTGCTCAGGTATTTGTCTCCATAATCCTGTTTTCATTTGCTGTGGCCGTTCTTCTTTTGGGAGCGGGGCTTTTTTTACCCTTTTTTAAGGCCATCGCCTGGGCGGTAATTCTAGCCTTGTTCTTTTACCCCCTGAACATGCGACTTCGACAGCGCCTCAAAGGCCATCGAGGAGTGGCGGCCTTTCTCATGTGTCTTCTTCTTATCTTCTTTATCATTGTCCCCGTATTTGCCTTTTTGGCCGCTTTGACCAATGAAGTCATCCGAATCTACTCTGAGATTCACACCTCTCTGGGGGAAAACGGCCTCCAGATTCTGCCCCATCTTCAGAAACATCCACTTTTTCAGCGTTTGGGAGAAGGGGTTTTAAAGACCCTTCAGGCCCGGGAGGCGGCCATAAAAGAGAGCCTGGTGGATGTTGTTCGCCAATTTGGTGATTTTTTCATCCGTCAGGGAACAGTAATCTTCAAAAACGTGGCTGGCCTGGTCATTCAGGGGGCCTTCATGATGGTGGCCCTTTATTATCTTTTTCGGGATGGAGATGATCTCCTCTATGCCCTAAAGAGCTTCGTCCCCTTGCCTCCCGGAGACGTGGAGATTATTGCCACCAAGATAAATCAGGTTCTTACGGCCACCTTATACGGAAGCGTGCTTACAGCCATGGTCCAGGGATCTCTGGGAATTTTTATCCTCTGGATACTGGGCTTCTCGGCCCCTCTTCTCTGGGGGCTCATCATGACCATCTCGGCCTTTGTTCCTCTTTTTGGAACGGCCCTGGTCTGGGGACCGGCCACCGTTTATCTTCTGATCAAAGGTTTGTATTTAAAGGCCCTGGTCCTCTTCCTCTTTGGGGGGCTGGTGATAAGTCAAATAGATTCCATCCTAAGGCCCCTCTTCATCGCCGGTCGGACCGATATTCACAATCTTTTTCTCTTCTTCAGCATTTTAGGAGGGCTTAACCTCTTTGGCTTTGTTGGGGTTCTCCTGGGGCCCATTATTATTGCCCTCTGTATTTCCATCCTAGAGATATACCGTTCCCGTATTTTACCAGGGGTAAGAAATGCCTGAGCTTCCTGAAGTTGAAACGGTAGTCAGAGATCTGAAGCCCAGGCTTACAGGGCGCAGAATAAGTGGTCTGAAGGTTCTTCTTCCCAAGCTCTTACGTCAAAAACCGGCAGAGTTTAACCGAATCATCGGCCACAAGATTCTGGGCCTTTCTCGTCGCGGAAAATTGATTCTCATCCATCTCTCTGGCGATTTGACGCTTATTGTTCACCTCAAACTCACCGGTAGGTTGGTTCATGGAAAGAATCAGCCTGACCACACCCATGTTATCTTTGAGTTCGATAACGGGAGTCGGCTTTTTTATGCCGATCTTCGGCAATTTGGCTTTCTAGATCTTGTCCCAACCTCCCGGCTAAAGACCCATCAGGCTCTGGCTTCTCTGGGGCCAGAGCCCTTTGACATCTCTGAGGAAGAGTTTCTGTCTATTCTTTCTAGAAGCCGCCGCAAGATAAAAGCCCTGCTCCTTGACCAGAACCTTATCGCCGGCCTAGGAAACATATATACTGATGAGGCCCTTTTCCGGGCCGGCATCCATCCAGAAAGACCAGCTAACACCTTGACCGCTGAGGAGGCCCGCCGCCTTCTTGAGGCTATCAGGCAGGTGCTTAAAGAAGCTATCTCTGCCCGCGGCTCTAGTGTAAGAAACTATGTCGATGGTCAGGGCCGGGCAGGATCCTTTCAGAGCCGCCACCAGGTTTACCACCAGCAGGGAAAGCCCTGTCCTCGATGCGGTACGCCCATTGTCCGCAAAATCGTTGCTGGTCGGGGAACCCATTTTTGTCCCTATTGTCAGCCATTCAAACACCCCCTCCCCTCTCTTGACTAGCCTGGCAGCGATGCTATCTTTGTTAGCGCCGGTCGGGACGTGGCTCAGTTTGGCAGAGCACTGCGTTCGGGACGCAGGGGTCGCAGGTTCAAATCCTGCCGTCCCGACCACTCCCAGATTTTCTCTCCAAGAATCCTCTCCTTAAAGGTCTCTCTACGCTATAGTAGAGGGATAAATTGGGGAAAGAGACAATCTTAGAAATATCAGGAAGGTTTATTCTAAGATATAGGTAGAAGAATAGAGGGGGCTTCCCCCCTCTCCGGCTTATCCCAGCTGGCTGATTAATCTTTTTAAGAAGTCCTCCCTTTCTTTAAGCTTATCCCGCCATTCTTTCTTTTCCGTGGCGGCAATCTCCATTCGGAGATCAGAAAGATATCTCTCAAGGATCTCCTTTAAAACCTGGGCCTCTTGAGAATCAAGTTCAATCTTTATCATCTTCCCCCCTCCTTAATCTTTCTTCTCAATTAAATTAGGTATTTTGGTTTTAAATGGCAACAACCATGCTTTACAGAGAAAATTTACCAAAAGGATCACTTTTGATCCGAACGGAACGGGAAAACGGCTATTTTGTGCTTAAAGGACGATAAGGCCCAGAATCTTACGCGGAGGGGTTGGCCTTTTGGTCAACCCTGATGTTCCCGGGTGATCTTATCCTCGTCTTCAGAAGACACCTTCTGGCTCTTCAGACCTTCCCAGATGGTCTTCACCAAATTGAGAATTTCTTTAAGGTGAAATGGTTTCTGAAGAAAATGAATTCGGTGTCCCATTTTGGGGATAGAGATTCCTGTCTCGTGACCACTTATGACGATAAAATGGGCCCGAGGCGATCGAACCAATGCCTCTTCGATAATTCTTAGCCCTCCCATAGCAGCCATATCCAGATCCACGATAAGGATGTCAAAGCCCTTTGGCTCCTTTTCCAGAAGCTCTAGGGCCTTCTCACCCTTGGCGGCGGTAGATACCTGATAGCCATGAAGGGAAAAGGCCTCTTTGAGAAGATTTCGAATGTAGGTGTCCTCTTCAGCTACCAAAATTCGACACACCCGAGGGGCCTCCGTGGGGAGGTGAGCCCTCTTTTTAACGGGGAAAATGATCCGGAAGGTGCTACCTCGCTCGGGGAGGCTCTCAAGCTCAATCTCTCCGCCCATAGATGAAACAAGGGAGTAAGCCATAGAAAGGCCAAGCCCCGCGCGCTTTTGATCCTTTTTGGTGGTGAAAAAGGGCTCAAAAATGAATTCCTGTAAATCTGGCGGGATGCCTACTCCTGTGTCTTTTATCTCCAGGATGACGTTACCTTCGGGGGAGACGCCGGTGGTGATGGTGATTTGACCACCTTCTGGCATGGCATCCACGGCATTGCTTATAAGGTTAAGAAGCACCTGCACTAAAGCCATGCGATCATAGTGAATGTGAGGCAACTCACGATCCAGATCGCTCTCAAGGATGATTTTCTCTGGAATAAGATCTCTTAAGACCACGAGAAGATTTTTGATGTCTTGATTGATGTCTCCCAGCTTAATATCGATGGGCTGTCCCATTCCCAGGGTAAGGAGTTTATTGGTAAGCTCACTTCCATGCTGAAGATCCCGCAAGATTCGGGCTGCCCTCTCCTGGAGTGCCCCTTGAGTCTCCTGTTTCAGGAGTTCCAGTTGCCCCATAGCTCCAGCCAAAAGATTGTTAAAGTGGTGGGCGATATTGCCGGCAAATCTGGAAAGGGCTTCCATCTTTTTTCCAAGGTGGCGTCTTCTTTCTCGCTCTTCGATAGGAGAGATATCCCGAATTGAGCAAACCAGAATTTGTTCTTCTCTTTCAAGCAGGTAAAGCCAAAGGTCGTAGTCTCCCCCTTGGGTAGTGACAATTCTTCGGGCCTGCCCCTTGGAAAGGGCTTCCTCCAGGGGACAGAAAGCACAAGGGGCATTTTCCCTAAAGAGTATCTGGAAACAAGATTCCCCTTTCCCTTGAATCTGCTGGGCCGCAGCATTTACGAAGAGAACCTTCCGTGAGGTATCAATACCTACGGAAGGATCTGGTTGGGTGGAAAAAATTTTACATATCTTGGGGTAGACGTTTTGAAACATTAAAAAATTACCATCCCTTAACTTAAAGTTAAAAAGCCCGCAAAACCGACATTTTTTCTACTTAGCCAGCTTTTTCCCATCTCGGCAAGACTAGCAATTTATTTGCCACTTTATGCACTCTATTACATCCGTTTTGCTACCCAAACTTACCAATTGAGCAAAAGATCCTGCGAAAATTGGGAAAAATTTTTCCGTTGCCCTTACGGAAAAAACGTCTCTTATTGGCGGGTTGTTTGACAGAAGCGGGACTGTAACAAGAAGTAAAAAAATTCTTAACAAATGGTAACAATTTTCGAGGAGTGTCTATCCCGGGAATTATCGAATCGAATTTCAAAAAACAGGCCGGGAAGAATTGGGCCCGGTTTCTTTAAGGATCTCCTCCAGCGCCCGCTGGATGTCCGGAAGACATCAGCGTCCCTTAGGATTAGTGTGGGCACAATTACAGCCTCCTCTCTTTTTGGCCCAAAGGATACTCTTTAGAATATTGGAATAGCCGTAGCGTTTATAATCTTCTTTAAGGTCCTCTAGGGTATAGCCAAAACAGTAGCAGATCATTTCTCTGGATTCAGGCATTGAAGACGCTCCCTTATTTTTATTTTATAGGTTATGAAGATGGATTGTGGGCCTGCCTGAACCTTTTCCAATCAATTATCTACCCCCCCTTTCAAGCCTAAAGTAACTTAATTGATCTTCCTGCCAACTTAAGGCTATTTTAAAGATTTTGATGATACTTTTTAATTTCGGAGAAAAAGTCCTTAAACATCTCTAATAGAAGGTTGTAGCCGGCCATGGTGTTTAGAGACCGTTAATAACCAAGCCTCCCCTTTTGGGGCCT from Thermosulfuriphilus ammonigenes encodes the following:
- a CDS encoding PAS domain-containing hybrid sensor histidine kinase/response regulator — encoded protein: MFQNVYPKICKIFSTQPDPSVGIDTSRKVLFVNAAAQQIQGKGESCFQILFRENAPCAFCPLEEALSKGQARRIVTTQGGDYDLWLYLLEREEQILVCSIRDISPIEERERRRHLGKKMEALSRFAGNIAHHFNNLLAGAMGQLELLKQETQGALQERAARILRDLQHGSELTNKLLTLGMGQPIDIKLGDINQDIKNLLVVLRDLIPEKIILESDLDRELPHIHYDRMALVQVLLNLISNAVDAMPEGGQITITTGVSPEGNVILEIKDTGVGIPPDLQEFIFEPFFTTKKDQKRAGLGLSMAYSLVSSMGGEIELESLPERGSTFRIIFPVKKRAHLPTEAPRVCRILVAEEDTYIRNLLKEAFSLHGYQVSTAAKGEKALELLEKEPKGFDILIVDLDMAAMGGLRIIEEALVRSPRAHFIVISGHETGISIPKMGHRIHFLQKPFHLKEILNLVKTIWEGLKSQKVSSEDEDKITREHQG
- a CDS encoding AI-2E family transporter, with protein sequence MSAQVFVSIILFSFAVAVLLLGAGLFLPFFKAIAWAVILALFFYPLNMRLRQRLKGHRGVAAFLMCLLLIFFIIVPVFAFLAALTNEVIRIYSEIHTSLGENGLQILPHLQKHPLFQRLGEGVLKTLQAREAAIKESLVDVVRQFGDFFIRQGTVIFKNVAGLVIQGAFMMVALYYLFRDGDDLLYALKSFVPLPPGDVEIIATKINQVLTATLYGSVLTAMVQGSLGIFILWILGFSAPLLWGLIMTISAFVPLFGTALVWGPATVYLLIKGLYLKALVLFLFGGLVISQIDSILRPLFIAGRTDIHNLFLFFSILGGLNLFGFVGVLLGPIIIALCISILEIYRSRILPGVRNA
- the mutM gene encoding bifunctional DNA-formamidopyrimidine glycosylase/DNA-(apurinic or apyrimidinic site) lyase, which encodes MPELPEVETVVRDLKPRLTGRRISGLKVLLPKLLRQKPAEFNRIIGHKILGLSRRGKLILIHLSGDLTLIVHLKLTGRLVHGKNQPDHTHVIFEFDNGSRLFYADLRQFGFLDLVPTSRLKTHQALASLGPEPFDISEEEFLSILSRSRRKIKALLLDQNLIAGLGNIYTDEALFRAGIHPERPANTLTAEEARRLLEAIRQVLKEAISARGSSVRNYVDGQGRAGSFQSRHQVYHQQGKPCPRCGTPIVRKIVAGRGTHFCPYCQPFKHPLPSLD
- a CDS encoding serine hydrolase domain-containing protein — encoded protein: MSLRLEELLNRGVYEGVFPGCALGIWYRGKMALFYRGRTAWGREFPPVSENTWYDLASLTKPLATTLVAMDLFDKGLFDPLAPIKAFLSAPYPLSEVPVAYLLSHTSGLPSHRPYFARLLTYPPERRRQVFLYWLLNEPLCYPPGLKEMYSDLGFFLLGEILGLISETPFYVSAQRLYLRFGLSHGLTFFPLKRGILQDDIAPTEVCPWRGKLLWGEVHDENTWALGGAAGQAGLFGRLEAVVQLLACLYQIYRGEDGPLKGTTLKFFWHWRRQGTWALGFDRPEVQGLSMAGSLLSRESWGHLGFTGVSFWIDPQRDLIIVFLCNRVHPWRHNQKIKAFRPALHDLVVEELGNIFGGSSKGPFNE
- the hslO gene encoding Hsp33 family molecular chaperone HslO, giving the protein MDDYLFRGVSDDGSFRVIGARTTHLVDEARRRHQASPTAIAALGRAMTAAVLLSADLKKEDHRVMIQIQGGGPLGEILAEADGAGRARGCIQRPSVHLPPTEARKLDVGGGVGARGFFSVTKDLGLKEPYQGSVPLVSGEIAEDLSYYLTVSEQVPSAAAIGVLVEVDGRVKAAGGLLFQSLPEASDEAVARLEKRLREMPPLTSLLSRGLAPEEVARELLSPVSLKILETRPVVFGCRCSRERVERALIALGIKEIERLAKEKESTEISCDFCRTTYVFTRQDLERLIKEVFGGKPGRDRVPQA